AGAAATCACCAAGAGGCGATGGGAGACAGAAGGGACGTATGCTGAGAGATGGAAGCATGAGCTGGGGACTGTCTGTGTTCAGAACTTGAGGAGATACCTGGAGCACGGGAAGGCGGCACTGAAAAGGACAGGTGAGGATGGGagggtgatgtggggctgggctgggtgtggggcaggggctcAGTGTGGGGTGCTCAGCCCGGCCCACAACGTCAcccacctgcagtgcagcccGTGGTGCGAGTGTGGGGGAAGGAGGCCAACGGGATCCTGACCTTGTCCTGCCACGCTCACGGCTTCTACCCGCGGCGCATTGCCATCAGCTGGATGAAGGACGGCATGGTCCGGGACCAGGAGACCCACTGGGGGGGCATCGTGCCCAACAGTGATGGCACCTACCACGCCTCGGCTGCCATTGATGTGCTGCCGGAGGATGGGGACAAGTACCGGTGCCGCGTGGAGCACGCCAGCctgccccagcccagcctcTTCTTGTGGGGTGAGCCTGGCAGCATGGGgtgtgtggggttggggggtttgggggccactccttcctttcctgacaaCACTGCTCTCCCCCAGAGCCGCAGCCCAACCTTATCCCCATTGTGGCCGGAGCGGTCGTCGCCATTGTGGCTGTCATCGCTGTTGTCGTTGGATTGGTGGTGTGGAAGAGCAAGTCAGGtaaaagcagagagctgggggGAGAAAGCAGGAACTGCAGGTGGGGTCTGAACCCCCTCGGGAATGCCCATGGTCTGACATGAGCCCAATGCTAAcacttctttctgtctgcagggaaggagaagaagggtTACGAAGCAGCGCCAGGTGAGTGCCAAGGGCAGAACTGTCCCCTGCCAGTGCTTGGGGTCAGGGCACTCTGGGGCCCCTCGTTGCTTTTGGGGtcacagtggtggtggtggcatgatgctctgtgccccacagcgagcacagagccagggctCACGGCTCACCCTCCCTTGCAGGCCACGACGGAGAATCCAGCATATCGGCCACAGGTACAGTGTGGAACTGGGGCTCAGGAGGGGTCCCTGTGGTTGGAGCGATCCCACTTCCCTGCACTCCCCCATTGGACCCACATCCGGGGCAAtactgggcccagccctccctgctgAACCCCCAGGGTGGTAAGTCAGGATGGGGATGTGGCCCCACGTGACACCATCTCTTCTCACCCCCACAGGAAGTGAACCTTCcatctgagtgctgtgctgcttcagccagccctgcatgcaCGTGTTTGGAGTTTGTGGGTGTGTGTATCTCCATTTGCTCGACTCCTGCATCTCCTCGGGCTGACGCAGTGTGTGCTCCTCTGCTCTATTCTGTGCATTATTTCCTGGGAATGACCCATTGAAATGTCCACCTCGTGAGCAGAGGTCAACCTCTGGGCAGAGCGCTGTGCATCGTTTTGGGGAAGATACCATTGCAGACACACTGGGAGGAGAGCGCCGGGTTCCGGGCTCAGGGGACGGGCAGAGGCTCTGGAAGAGGCCGAGCAGAAAAGAGTGTTCCAAACAGTCCGTAGAAGTGCAAAAGAGACCCGAACAGTAATGAGATGCGGAGTGGGTGAAGCAGGTGGATTTGTGAAGGTGAGGCAGCCATTTCCTTCAGTCCTCAGATGCCGACCTGAGACCCCAGGCTGATTGCTGGGACGTTCAGAACAAGGACTCAGCTCCACCACATGTGGCAGCTGAGGaacacaggaaagcaaaggtGCATAGGAACATAGGAGGCGCCCCACAACTGGAGGAACAGCCGTGACGTCGCTGGGTACAAGGGCAGTGAGTGCATCttcatctctctcctctctctttctcctcctctctttccttccaagCCCTATCTGAATGTAACACGAGGCACAGCACCATAGCTTATTGCTAACTGGGTACATCATTGTGATCGTTCATATATCAAATGTGACCGGAGTTACAGCAGCAAATTGGGCATCCTTCAACTGAAGCTCAGCCCCCCCGCAACCACCCTGACAGCCAAGAACAAGTTGGAGCAGAAGGGGAGTTGTTTTCTGCCAAATTTCTTTGCCCTCTTCGTGTGATGCCCTTCAAGTCAAATAAACCCCAGCACTGTGGATTGCTGGTTTGCAGCTCAGCCTGCGTGGTGTctgatttggggtggggggaatcGTGTCCCgttcagcagctcagggcctGGATGGGGCCCCGTGGTGGGTatccactgctctgctctcacccaTCAGGCTGCCGCGTGCATTGTCAGAGGGGTTCCCCAAGTCAGACATCGCCTGTCCTCGCTGAATCTGTGCTGATGGTTTCCTCCCCCTTCATGTGCCTGAGAACAGGGCCTGGGATGAGCTGCTCCAGTGCCTTCGCAGGCCCCACGGTGAAGCCCTTTGCTCCCTGGGCCCTTCGTGGAGCTCGGGGTGACGTTTGCAGCTTCCAGGACCTTCTCCCAGTAACACCGCTCAGGGATGATGAAGGCCTCGCTGTGAGGGTGCCAGCTCCCAGCATCCACGGCTGCATCTCCTCAGGGCCCTCTGCGTGACCCAGTGCTGttcagccatgggagcacatcCTTTCCTGcacccttcccttctcctccagctctccAGGCTCTgggattctatgatcctatgattcccGAAGGGCAGCCTTGCTGCTTACCACCGAGCTGATGAAGGCGTTTGGTACCTCAGCCTCTTTCGTGTCCCATGTCAGCACGACATCCATGTTTCCCTCAGCCCTTCTTTTGCCCCCTATGTACAAACAGAAGTCTTTGCTACCCCCGCCCAGGTTCAATTCCAGCTGAGCTCTGGCTCTGCTGACGTTATCTCTGCACGTCTGATACAGTCTCCATGTGCTCCCCATCTTCCCTGTCCCCGCGGGGCCTCGGTGCgcttcctttctgtgctggggcttggccAGGAGCTCCTTGTCCCCAATCGTGGCCATTTTTGACCAATTCCGTTGGGTTTTtgagctctgagcagctcctcGAGCACCAACCTGCTCCTTTGGGCCCCTCCTTCCTCCCGGCCATTAATACACAGGTCCAGGTAGATCCACGAGGAGGCCGCAGTCTGCTCTCCCCAAATCCGGGTTTGGGAGCTCCTAAGGATCCTGAGCTCTGCCTTCTCACAGCCAATGGTTCCGGATCTGTAATGCAGCGCGCAGAGTGCACAGCCAGCTCCGAACCGCCGAGTTTGGGAGCTCAGAGCTCAGCCTCTGCAGGGACCGCCGTGGGTCAGTGCTATGGGAGAGGTTCTCCATCCACCCACCTTATCCACCTGTGCCTAACATCTCTTTGTTCCTcgctttctcctttcctgttcATATGAGGTTGGTCAATGAGGAGCAGTCTCCTGCTTTGTCAGTGCCCACGGCTGTCAAACAACAAGAAcagtgcttttttcccctttatttctccTGCTGAGATCTCCATCTACACAAAGAGCTGGCATTTGCCAAGGGGATGTCTGTAAGCTTTGCTCCGATGTGCTCTTCTCTTTGAGTTACCCCTGAGCCATGGGGACGGGTGCAGCCAGGTTCCGGGCACTGCAccttctgcagttctgctcacCGTGCACATGGGGAGGACAAGAAGTCTCACCCCAATAAATCTGCAGGAACTGATCCTATTTAGGAAAGTCATCTTTGTGCCATCACATCTTCTCTATTAGatcctcttctctgcttttcttctattCCGTCCACATTTCCTGCCCTTCATTGCACCCCACTTCTCCCACCATACACCGACTTTGCCATATTCAGCACTTCTCCCATTGCTTTACCTTTCCCTCCTGGGAAGGAGGCCCCGCTCCCCACACTGCCCCCACCCACACAGACGCTTTTTAACCAATTCTCCCTTTATTTGGGACAGAACaatgaggaaacaaaatccCATGCGACGCTGGGATCACCTATTCACAATTGCTTTGGTGAGGGGTCCTCTTCAGTGCTGGATGTTGGGGTACAGAAGGGACCCCCATGTCCATAACCCCATGGCCAAGAGGCCCCAGTGTCCATGTATCCATGTCTTCGTCCCCAGCAccaaagggatttgggggccaTTTCTTGGGTACTGAATGTACCCCCAAGGACAGAGGGGACCCTGTGTCCATGTTCCTATAGTGTTGTCCCAGTGCTCAGGGGGCTTCGGCATCACCGTTGGGGTACAGAAGGGACCCCCACATCCCTACAGCCAGGGGACCTATGTGTCCACGGCCCCAATGCAAAGGGGACCTCTGTGTCACCACTGGGGGACAGAATGGGTCCAGGTGTTATGTCCCCATATCGTTGTTCTCCGGAGgcaaggagacctcactgtCACTCTCTTCGGGGTACAGAAAGGATGCCCCATGCATCCTCATCCCTCTGACAAAAGGACCCTGGAGGCCTTGTCCAGGTGCCC
The DNA window shown above is from Gallus gallus isolate bGalGal1 chromosome 16, bGalGal1.mat.broiler.GRCg7b, whole genome shotgun sequence and carries:
- the LOC112529954 gene encoding class I histocompatibility antigen, F10 alpha chain isoform X3, coding for MTGMTDPGPGMPRFVIVGYVDGKIFGIYDSKSRTAQPIAEMLPQEDQEHWATQTQKARGGERDFDWFLGRLPECYNISGGSHTLQRIIGCDILEDGSIRGYDQYAFDGKDYIAFDMDTMTFTAADPVAEITKRRWETEGTYAERWKHELGTVCVQNLRRYLEHGKAALKRTVQPVVRVWGKEANGILTLSCHAHGFYPRRIAISWMKDGMVRDQETHWGGIVPNSDGTYHASAAIDVLPEDGDKYRCRVEHASLPQPSLFLWEPQPNLIPIVAGAVVAIVAVIAVVVGLVVWKSKSGKEKKGYEAAPGHDGESSISATGSEPSI
- the LOC112529954 gene encoding class I histocompatibility antigen, F10 alpha chain isoform X1, whose product is MGPSEAVVLGLLLGALGTAECGSHSLRYFMTGMTDPGPGMPRFVIVGYVDGKIFGIYDSKSRTAQPIAEMLPQEDQEHWATQTQKARGGERDFDWFLGRLPECYNISGGSHTLQRIIGCDILEDGSIRGYDQYAFDGKDYIAFDMDTMTFTAADPVAEITKRRWETEGTYAERWKHELGTVCVQNLRRYLEHGKAALKRTVQPVVRVWGKEANGILTLSCHAHGFYPRRIAISWMKDGMVRDQETHWGGIVPNSDGTYHASAAIDVLPEDGDKYRCRVEHASLPQPSLFLWEPQPNLIPIVAGAVVAIVAVIAVVVGLVVWKSKSGKEKKGYEAAPGHDGESSISATGSEPSI
- the LOC112529954 gene encoding class I histocompatibility antigen, F10 alpha chain isoform X2, whose translation is MGPSEAVVLGLLLGALGTAECGSHSLRYFMTGMTDPGPGMPRFVIVGYVDGKIFGIYDSKSRTAQPIAEMLPQEDQEHWATQTQKARGGERDFDWFLGRLPECYNISGGSHTLQRIIGCDILEDGSIRGYDQYAFDGKDYIAFDMDTMTFTAADPVAEITKRRWETEGTYAERWKHELGTVCVQNLRRYLEHGKAALKRTVQPVVRVWGKEANGILTLSCHAHGFYPRRIAISWMKDGMVRDQETHWGGIVPNSDGTYHASAAIDVLPEDGDKYRCRVEHASLPQPSLFLWEPQPNLIPIVAGAVVAIVAVIAVVVGLVVWKSKSGKEKKGYEAAPGSEPSI